Genomic DNA from Nitrosarchaeum koreense MY1:
ATCTGGAGCAACAAAGTCTAAATTCATCTCTTTTGCCTTTTCAACCAATACATTTAGTCTGGTTTGTACTGTATTAGTATTATCTGATATGTCTGCTTCCAAGGCTCTCATGGCAATATATTGAATAGGTTCAGACACATTTGTAAGGCAAAGAGCCTCTAGTTTTGATAATTTTTCTATAATTTCTGGTCTTGAAATAGCATATCCTATCCTAAATCCTGTCATTGCATGTGATTTTGAAAATGATTGAGTAATGATACTTTTATCGTAATTATAACAAAGTATGCTTTTCCATTTTTTGTATGCATATTGAGAGTAAATTTCATCACTTAAAATGTATAAATTATTTTTAATTGCTAACCTTACAATTTCATCTTGTAGTTTTTCGGGAAGAATTTTTCCCGTTGGATTGTTTGGATAATTTAGTATGATCATTTTTGTGTTATTGTTGATAACTTTTTGAATTTGTTCAATTGTTGGTTCCCACTTTCCTTCCAAAGTAGTGGTTATTGTTCTTACTTTAATTCCAGAATTTAATGCACACTCTTTATATGCTGGCCATGATGGTTCAATTACAATTAATTCGTCTCCTGGATTTAATAAAGTGCTAATTGCGGTATAAATTGAAAAGCGAGCACCTGGACTAACCATTATGTTATCTTGTGAAACATCAACTCCGAATTTCTCAGATGAATATTTAGCGAGTGCTTCTCTAAATGAAGGCAATCCTTTTGCATTTCCATATTTTAAAAATCCTTTGTCAAAAACTTCTTCCAGAGCTTTTTTAACAATTTGAGGAGGGGAAAAATCTGGTTCACCTACTTCCATATGGATGATTTTTTTCCCGTCACGTTCCATTGCTTTAGCTTTATGAAAAATTGATAGATGTGTTTGTTTATTATCTGACTGTACCTTAATTGATTCATTAAGTAAAAAGTTTAAAAATTTTGTTGCAATTGATTCATCAAATTTTAATTCGTTACATAATGTGATTATTTTTGAGCGAAGATTATCTTCACGAGTTTCATCTGTTACTCCTTTTCCTATGTTTTTTTTAATTTCTCCAATTTCTTTAGAAATATCTGTTCGCATTTTTAGCATCTTGATCATTTCTATGGTGATCTCGTCGATTCTATTTCGAAGTTGGTTGATATCTGACATATCTTTACAATACAGGCTTGATTGCTCCAGATAAAAGAGCATGATCTGCCAAAGTTAGAGCAACTAACGAATCTACTACTGGTGGGGCTCTAGGAACTACACATGGATCGTGCCTTCCTTTTACTTGCAGTATGGTGTCTTTTTTGGTTTTAATGTCCACAGTACTTTGTTTTTGTGCTATTGATGATGCAGGTTTGAATGCAATTCTAATTGTTATTGGCATACCATTTGATATCCCGCCTAAAATTCCTCCTGAATTGTTTGTTTTTGTAATTATTTTCCCTTTTTTTATTGTGTACAAGTCATTATTTTCTGAACCTGATAATTCTGAGCCTTTAAACCCTGAACCAAATTCTACTCCTTTAACGGATGGGATTGAAAATATTGCTTTACTTAAATCTGATTCTAATGACCCGAAGATAGGTTCTCCAATTCCAACTGGTACATTTGTTGTGATTGATTCTATTATCCCTCCAAGAGAATCTCCTTTTTTTCTTGCATCTAATATTGATTCTCTCATTTTTTTTGCAGTTTTTTCTTCAGGACATCTTACTTCGTTTTTATAAATTGAGTTAATCATTTTTTCATTAAATTTATTTTCCATTTTTATTTTTCCAATCTGTGCTGTAAATGAATTTGTTTCAACACCTAGTGTGACTTTTAATAATTTTCTTGCAATTGCTCCTCCCATTACATGAGTTGCAGTTAATCTTCCAGAAAATCTACCTCCTCCTCTATAATCATTAAAATGATTATATTTTACCATGGCTGGATAATCTGAATGCCCAGGTCTGAGTTTTGTTTTCAAATTTTCATAGTCTTTTGATTTCTGATCACTATTCCAAACTATCATTGTAATCGGTGCACCTGTAGTATGTCCTCTAAAAATTCCAGAAATAATTTCTACAATATCTCCTTCTTTTCGCTGTGTAGAAATCAATGACTGCCCAGGTTTTCTAAGATCTAACATTTGTTGAATTTCTTTTTCATCAATTTCTAATCCTGCAGGGCATCCGTCTAAAACAGCTCCTATGGATTTTCCATGACTTTCACCAAAACTGGTTAAAACAAGACGCTGACCAATTGAACTTCCAGGCAACATATTGTGATAGTAAATTGATGCTTATAATTCCTCATTATGAAAAAACACAAAAAATTTTCTCAAATTTGACGAATTTTGTATCAATTTACATGTGTTTAATAATTACATATTTTCTTTAAAATAATTATAATTATTACAATTAATATTTAAATATCAAAATAACGTACAATATATGTGCAAAAACGTGTAAAATCTAACAAATGATTTGCGCGGCTCTGCGAAAAATGCATGTTATCTTCGTAAAAACGAAGTGGGTGAGGAGAATGCTTTTCACTCTATACAGGGTCGCGCCTTTTACCTCTTTTTGATAATTTTTTAAAATTTTACTCTAGTGTGATTTTTGCCCCTAATTTGTTCATCTCACTGACAAAATTAGGATATGATACTGATACTGATTCATAATCTGTTACGATACAATTACTAACATACATTCCAGCAATACAAAATGCCATGAATAATCTATGATCATTTTCGGAATTTAATAACGCCCCTCTTAATTCATTTGACGACTCTAAAATTAAACCGTCTTCTTTCTCTTGTACTTTAATTCCTATTTTAACTAGTTCTCTAGATAGTATGGAGATTCTATCTGTTTCTTTTAATCTTGCATGTTTTACATTTATAATTTCAATTGGATTTGTTGTTTTTACTGCTAGAATTGCTAATGGGGGAAGCAAGTCTGGTGAATTGTTTAAATCGAATCTTCCCCCGCTAAGTTTATCTGGTGTTTTAATTGTGATATGTTCTTCTGCTATGGTTACTTTTACTCCCATTTGTTCTAAAATATCGATAAACACTTCATCTCCTTGAGGTAGGTTTCCAATTTTACCATGGATTACAACATTTTCTCCATTTAATACTGCAGCTGAAAGTAGTAATGCTAAACTTGAAAAATCAATTGGTACAGTAAATGCAGATGATTTGTATAATTGGGGTGAAATATTGTATTTTTTATATGGAATTAATGTTTGTACTGTAACCCCAAAGTTTCTCATTGTTGCAATGGTTGCATCAAGATATGGTTTTGAAACTAAATTCCCATCGATGTTTAAGTTAATTCCTTTTTCAGTTAACGGTGCACAAATTAGTAGTGCTGATACAAATTGACTCGAAAAATTTCCAGGAATTGAAATATCTCCACCTAAAATTCTTCCCGTAATTTTGATTGGTGGCATTCCATTTGTTGAAGTACATTTTGCTCCTATACTTTTTAATGCATCAAGTAGTGGTTGCATTGGTCTTTTTTGAAGACTAGTATCTCCTGTCAATGTAATTTCATTAGCGAATAATCCTGCAATTCCCGATGCAATCCTTATGGTCGTTCCTGAGTTTTTAGCATCGATTTCAGGTACATTTATGTCAAATTTTATTGGTTTTCTGACAATTATTGACGAATCTAACTCTT
This window encodes:
- a CDS encoding aminotransferase class I/II-fold pyridoxal phosphate-dependent enzyme, whose protein sequence is MSDINQLRNRIDEITIEMIKMLKMRTDISKEIGEIKKNIGKGVTDETREDNLRSKIITLCNELKFDESIATKFLNFLLNESIKVQSDNKQTHLSIFHKAKAMERDGKKIIHMEVGEPDFSPPQIVKKALEEVFDKGFLKYGNAKGLPSFREALAKYSSEKFGVDVSQDNIMVSPGARFSIYTAISTLLNPGDELIVIEPSWPAYKECALNSGIKVRTITTTLEGKWEPTIEQIQKVINNNTKMIILNYPNNPTGKILPEKLQDEIVRLAIKNNLYILSDEIYSQYAYKKWKSILCYNYDKSIITQSFSKSHAMTGFRIGYAISRPEIIEKLSKLEALCLTNVSEPIQYIAMRALEADISDNTNTVQTRLNVLVEKAKEMNLDFVAPDGAMYLFARINQEGFSGVQFANNLLEKGLAVAPGEGFGEFKNFIRLSACQDEKILMEGMNILGNMLRDKQ
- the aroC gene encoding chorismate synthase, whose amino-acid sequence is MLPGSSIGQRLVLTSFGESHGKSIGAVLDGCPAGLEIDEKEIQQMLDLRKPGQSLISTQRKEGDIVEIISGIFRGHTTGAPITMIVWNSDQKSKDYENLKTKLRPGHSDYPAMVKYNHFNDYRGGGRFSGRLTATHVMGGAIARKLLKVTLGVETNSFTAQIGKIKMENKFNEKMINSIYKNEVRCPEEKTAKKMRESILDARKKGDSLGGIIESITTNVPVGIGEPIFGSLESDLSKAIFSIPSVKGVEFGSGFKGSELSGSENNDLYTIKKGKIITKTNNSGGILGGISNGMPITIRIAFKPASSIAQKQSTVDIKTKKDTILQVKGRHDPCVVPRAPPVVDSLVALTLADHALLSGAIKPVL
- the aroA gene encoding 3-phosphoshikimate 1-carboxyvinyltransferase, translated to MNCKVEKSKITGHITCPANKSYSHRAIFLAALAGNDSKIDNVLFSDDTVATIDTCKKFGAEIEELDSSIIVRKPIKFDINVPEIDAKNSGTTIRIASGIAGLFANEITLTGDTSLQKRPMQPLLDALKSIGAKCTSTNGMPPIKITGRILGGDISIPGNFSSQFVSALLICAPLTEKGINLNIDGNLVSKPYLDATIATMRNFGVTVQTLIPYKKYNISPQLYKSSAFTVPIDFSSLALLLSAAVLNGENVVIHGKIGNLPQGDEVFIDILEQMGVKVTIAEEHITIKTPDKLSGGRFDLNNSPDLLPPLAILAVKTTNPIEIINVKHARLKETDRISILSRELVKIGIKVQEKEDGLILESSNELRGALLNSENDHRLFMAFCIAGMYVSNCIVTDYESVSVSYPNFVSEMNKLGAKITLE